A stretch of DNA from Telopea speciosissima isolate NSW1024214 ecotype Mountain lineage chromosome 5, Tspe_v1, whole genome shotgun sequence:
AACAAGACCTTTCCTTCACAAGTTGAACACAAACATTAGATGTCACTGAAAGTTAAAACTACCACTAAATCCATTAACCTAAGCCCCTTTAGGCTTTTATCTCCCACACTTACGGAAGAAAATTTCTTACAAACCGGGCAGCAGGAATTTTCCTCACACACCACCCCTTGATTACTACGCATGCCAACCTAAGATATCATGATTTGGATATTAATGTTCCAACAACGCCGGCGATAATCGCTGTAGGATCTCCAAGAACGGCCGAAATGATGAACTGAACGGCCAACCCAGCCAGCTCACAACACTTCTTCACTTTACCTTTACCACGGTGGTGGTTCTGAAGTGTTCCTTTCAGGCTTGGAATTCTTGTTTCCAACttcttattattgttattgATAGTGGTTCCACGGCCAAGATAGATATCATGCCAGCTCTCTACAAGCATTTCCCTCACACAAGCTACATGTAAGTTGTACTTCTTACAAGTAGACCTGTAACTCCAGCTTCTACCTTTCCTCCCACACTTGTGGCAAGGTGAACTTACCTTGCGGTACAGATAGAGCTTTACCTCACCATCATCGAGAACACGAGGCAGATTAGCACAAGTAGGATGGAGGTCGAACCCGCAGGACTTACAGTGGTAGACAAACCCATTTATGTCTTTCTCACAGGCGTTGCAGAATCGAGGGACATCCCCAGGTGGTCGAGGGAGGAACTGGAAGGAACACTTGGGGTAGAAAGGATGGTTGATGGAGGGAGCAGGAAGGGCACAGTGCTTGTGTAGGTCGAAGTCGCAGTTGCTACATTTGTAACGCGATCCTATGCCTACTTCTTTGCACCCATCACACTTGAAAGGATCTTCTGTGTATTCAAACCTTAGCTTATGTTGAGGATGGCTAAAGTGGGTTATCTCCCCGTATTTCATGGCTTAATTCCTATTTCCTAACATAATGTAATGACCCAAAGAAGCACTATATataggtgtgtgtgtgtgtgtgagaaagagagaaagagagaaagagagagagagaaggttaaTGAAAGGCTTCTAATGAAGGGTTTCATGTGATTTGGAAAGGATGAGTTGATAGTAGGTGCTTAGCTTGAATGTGAAGCTTGTTCGGATATATGCTCAAGAGAACAGTATTCCATGGATAATCTTAGCATGTCCATTAAGGGAGGAGGAAAAAGAATCCAGGGGGGGCATTTGATCAAGAGGACCAGAATATCTGAATtcaccaaaatgcccttttgatGCTTTTTCTAATTATGTGACTTGTAAAGTGTGCAAACACAGTTCAAAGTTGTTATTCTGAACAGAGTAGGTTTTTGCTCTTTGTGAATCTAGGGGATGCTTCTTAACAGATTGTTTTAAATACGTGTAAGGTTCAGGAACAGCCGTAGAATTAAAGAGttaaattacaagaaaaaaaaaaaaggattctgAAGATCCTCTTACAGAGGAccacaaaagaaagaaacagaaagagaaGACCAACGCAATTCATTAGAGAAAAAGATTTTTAGCATCTAAGAGAAAGTGGTTTTCTGGGGTGTGCTTTATTAATAATCTTATTAACAGAGCACACCATTGCACTAAAAGTGTTTGaacaaatattaaataaagaaaaatgcaCGGTTCTGGTCATCGTATCTCTCAATGCAACCATTGATTCACAAGTAACTACAATATCAAATAGATGTGTAAAGACAGGGTAAGACCCAACATCCCAACTATAGATATGTTTTGAAAATCTCAATTATCCTGATTTCGGAATAGCTTCATGGCTAAGGTCATGAGGAGGTCTATGTCTAGAACATATCCTACATGAAATGCATGGAATAAAGGGTTACACATAATCTATGCACAGCATGGGTAGGACCCAAGTAATGGTGGGTTAACCCCCACTTTCTGTAGGATGTGCTCTCTCTATAATTTTAATAAAGAAGAACAAGTGCAGATTGGAGAGACTTCATTATCTAAGTAAACCATATTCTTCAACAATTTGGAGAAAGAGAATATAACTACACTTGTATTCGGTGCTGTTGTAGTGGAAAATGATGAAGGAGAACAAATTCCcatctattattattattattatttttgctaTATATGATATTTTTGTTTCAATGATTCCACAGAATAGTCTTGGTATAGTATTATTCTTTAACTAAAATATATGCAGATCAAATTCATCTTATCAAGGAATGGAACCCAGTTGCATGTGTAACATGAATTACTGTTATGAACTAGATTAGCAAGGACAGAATAAAATCTCAAGATGCTAATAGAGGATTTATTCCACATAAAACTATGGCATCATAGATTTCCACGAGTCACAATCCAACACTGTATTAGATCTTCAAGTCAGAAACCCAAAGGGAGTAGCTCAGTTGgtaaagaccaactcctcataattaagaggtcatgagttcaaaccttcttggggcctacctatgaaaaaaaaaaaggatcttcACCTCAGGAACAATTGTGCTGCGTGAATGCTTGTACGTACCTCAAAACTTTAGCCACTATTTCCCTGTGGTGCCATAGTGATCCTGTTAATTTTAAGATCCCATATAAAGAAGTGAGTTGTCCAAAGCAACATTAGGAATCTTCCCATTAATGCAAGTGTTCAATTAGGTTAGTCCCACTTCCCTCATACTTGCAAGGAAACGGAATATGAATATGTCCTCAATATGGATGAAGTTCCTTCTCATGCTTCTTccgttgttttccttttcttcctatCCAGTGCTTCTGTGGATGATAACGATGAAATTATGCATTCCAACCATCTTATACAACAAGAAGAATCAGTTCTGTAGAATATTACATTTCCTCTACATCTAAAAATGCTCTTGAGGTGCAGCATAAATATCCAATAGACCTCAAGTGACTTGTCAGTTGTTCAATCATGGAGTAGATTTTACTCGAGAGTACATGTCTCTTGTCCTCAACCATGAATTCATGAATATGaccatcaatttcaatcaagCTAAGAGCTTTACCCTTGTTGATCCCTTTATCCTTCATCAACTTCCTCaccttcttcatctcttcccatCTTTGAGCTTCACAATATATGTTTGAGATGAGAACATAAAGTCCTCCACTATGTGGCTCCAACTCTAATAGTTGTTTTAGAACTTGCCTCCCAATCTCTACATCCCCATAAATCCTACAAGCCCCAAGCAGTGCACCCCACACTACAATATCAGGCTTTACTGGCATAACTCCTATTAGCTTAATTGCTTCACTTAAGTGACCTCCTCGCCCaagaagatcaaccatgcaTGCATAATGTTCAATTTCGGGTTGAACTGCATAGACAAGACTCATACTGTTAAAATAACGCCGGCCTATGTCTACAAAGCCACTATGACTACAAGCACTAAGCACTCCAACAAATGTGACTTCATCAGGAGGGACCCTCTCATGTTGCATCTTTCCAAAGAGCTTGATTGCATCAAGACCATACCCATGCATGGCAAAGGCCCCAATCATCACATTCCATGATACCACATTCCTCTCAGGCATCCTCCTAAATATATCAAAGGCAGTGTCTATGGGACCACATTTTGCGTACATGTCTATAAGGGAATTATACAGGGTAACACTAGGCAATACACTACTATTGCACAAGTAAACATGGGTTTTTGTCCCCATAACCAAATCACCAAGTTGGCTACAAGCTCCAAGAATGCTTACCAATGTTGCCTCATCAGGATCCAATCTGGAGTTGCACATCTGAGTGAAGAGATCCAAGGCCTCTCTGCATCTGTTGTGTTGGACGCAGCATGAAATCATTGAATTCCAAGAAACAATATTCTTCTCTGGCATCTGATTGAACACCTGTCGAGCAAGATTCAAGAGCCCATGTCTAGCATAAGCATTAACTATACAAGTCCACGAGACCACATTTTTGTGGGGCATTCTGTCGAAAAATGCTTGAGCAGACTGCAAATGCCCACACTTAGCGTACATATCCACTAAAGCATTCCTAACAAACAAGTCGATTTTAGACCCTGTGACTACTATGTAAGAATGCACGAATCGCCCCAGATCAAAATTCCCATTTTGTGAACAAACAGAAAGGAGATTAACCCATGTAAACTCATCCGGTTCAAAACTCAGATCCCTCATTTCACGAAAGAGAGAAAATGCTTCTTTGCAGAAACCCATCCGGGAATACCCACCAATCATTGAATTCCAAGAAACAAGAGTTCTTTCAGAAATAATGTCGAACAAGCTTCGGGCACCATGAATCGACCCACAGAGTGCATAAGCATTCAAGAGTGCATTTTGCACACACACATGTGACCCGATCCCAAGCTTGAGAGCCTGACCATGAATGGTTTTCGCCTCCATAAACGCCAATTCGCAAGCGCAACCCTTTAGAACGAACGGGAGGGTAAATTCGTTTGGAGAAAGACCCGAGCCTATCATTCTACCATAGAGGAAAAGAACCTCCTTGGTGTCATTTCTATTGGAATAACCCCGTATCAAACTATTCCACATGAATCTGTTATGTTCTGCAGTTCGATCGAAAACAAACCGCGCATATTGGAGATCGCCCATTTCGGAGATGGCACAGAAGGCGATTACTTTTCCTACGGTGAAGTTTTCTTGAAACAATCCATTTTCGATAATCTGGGCATGGATTTGTTTGAGCTCTCCCATGGTTGAACATTTCTCTAGATGAGAATGGAGGTTCTGATGAGTAGCGGACTTGAATTTGTGGTCGGAGTTGGTCTTGGGTGGTGAACCAATGGAGCGAAAGTGAGAAGTGCAGGAAACCAAGAAACAATAGTTAAGGCGGGAACCAACGGCTACACATTTGAGGGGAACAACCATTATGCCTAGCCATTGAACCCAAATTCTGACTGCGGGGACTGCGGGTATATCCGTTTGTCTATCTAAAAACTCAAAATCTCAAATTGACTAATGGTTTGCTGGCCCATTGAGCAATATCTTACTGATGAAGTGATGAGTGATGCCAATGTTGGGTGGGCAAAAGCTTTGTGAATCGGATTGATGAATCGGTCAATTTCGGATTAGAATCGGAATCAGCTGTTACGATCCAGTCTATTTTCCGATTCTACCCAAGTTACTCTCAATGTGACACATTTAGGTGGAAATCAAGGAATCCTTTCCTAGAGGGTTGTGCATAGAATCGTTTGCTAATTAAATATACACTTACAGAGTTACAGACTTacgattaaaatcctctccaattccatTATTGAC
This window harbors:
- the LOC122660970 gene encoding uncharacterized protein LOC122660970 — encoded protein: MKYGEITHFSHPQHKLRFEYTEDPFKCDGCKEVGIGSRYKCSNCDFDLHKHCALPAPSINHPFYPKCSFQFLPRPPGDVPRFCNACEKDINGFVYHCKSCGFDLHPTCANLPRVLDDGEVKLYLYRKVSSPCHKCGRKGRSWSYRSTCKKYNLHVACVREMLVESWHDIYLGRGTTINNNNKKLETRIPSLKGTLQNHHRGKGKVKKCCELAGLAVQFIISAVLGDPTAIIAGVVGTLISKS
- the LOC122662269 gene encoding pentatricopeptide repeat-containing protein At2g22410, mitochondrial-like; translation: MVVPLKCVAVGSRLNYCFLVSCTSHFRSIGSPPKTNSDHKFKSATHQNLHSHLEKCSTMGELKQIHAQIIENGLFQENFTVGKVIAFCAISEMGDLQYARFVFDRTAEHNRFMWNSLIRGYSNRNDTKEVLFLYGRMIGSGLSPNEFTLPFVLKGCACELAFMEAKTIHGQALKLGIGSHVCVQNALLNAYALCGSIHGARSLFDIISERTLVSWNSMIGGYSRMGFCKEAFSLFREMRDLSFEPDEFTWVNLLSVCSQNGNFDLGRFVHSYIVVTGSKIDLFVRNALVDMYAKCGHLQSAQAFFDRMPHKNVVSWTCIVNAYARHGLLNLARQVFNQMPEKNIVSWNSMISCCVQHNRCREALDLFTQMCNSRLDPDEATLVSILGACSQLGDLVMGTKTHVYLCNSSVLPSVTLYNSLIDMYAKCGPIDTAFDIFRRMPERNVVSWNVMIGAFAMHGYGLDAIKLFGKMQHERVPPDEVTFVGVLSACSHSGFVDIGRRYFNSMSLVYAVQPEIEHYACMVDLLGRGGHLSEAIKLIGVMPVKPDIVVWGALLGACRIYGDVEIGRQVLKQLLELEPHSGGLYVLISNIYCEAQRWEEMKKVRKLMKDKGINKGKALSLIEIDGHIHEFMVEDKRHVLSSKIYSMIEQLTSHLRSIGYLCCTSRAFLDVEEM